CAAATTGGCCTACCCTGACATCAAGGGGTTGATGCAGCGGGTACACACCAAGCTGGACAGACAGCCATTAAAGATCCAGCTGTCCCAGAGCGATGGAAGTAAACTGGGCTCCCTGTTGCAGCGTAGAGATATGCAACAGATCGCAGCAGCATTTATCGCCGACCCCAAAAGTGCAACGCACCTGCTTGCTTTTTATCGCGCAATAGATCGAGGGGAGATGCCCGCCTTCGATCAAGTACCCAGACGCTATTTCCCCGATGGATTCTTGAGCCCGGGATCAGCTATTTCACTGCGTCCTATGTCGACCGCTATGGATATGGCCTCAGGTATCAGTAAAGGTCGTAAGGCGCAGATTGGGGAACAATCCAGAACTGCACTCCTGGGTAGCTACCTCAACTTCTCCTACCACTATGATGGCTTGGCGCCAGAACTGGATCTGGGTGATAGCTTTAGGGTAAACCCTGAGGGTGACATCCCCGTTCTTTTATTGAGTGGCACCTTGGATGGCAGAACCTATATTGAAAGCCAGCGAGAAGCCGTTGCCGGACTAAAAACAGTAACCCATGTGACAGTGAAAAATGCCGGTCATAATCTTTTCATGGCATCCAAAGAGGTTCAGGACACTATCAACCTGTTTATGGAGGGGCGTCCCATTGAAAAAACCACCCTTACTGTAGATCTACCGAATATGGCTCCCAGTGAGGAGTAAATGATATAGATAAAAGTGGTGTGGTCCCAAGATCACGCCACTCAGCCCCCATTCCACAATCTCTCGCATCCCTCAGCCCGCCACATTAACCTTGCAATAGATGTAACTGGAGGCGGGGGATGACCAATATCACCGACGAAGTTCATCGCGGTGCCATCTGCGACCTGCGAGCGCTACAGCAACCTGGCTTGCAAACTTTCAAGCAATATATTCGCGGAAGCCTGCCAGGGCCTCCTTTTTGGCATTTAACAGGCATGCAGCCCATTGAAGCCGGTCTAGGGAAAGCCACATACTCCATGCCCATAACGCCCTGGCTATGCGATGGTACCGGTATTTATTGGGGTGGAATTTACGCAATGTTCGCAGATGCCCCCTTAGCCTCCGCTATCTGGACTACCCTGCCCGCCGGTAAAGTATTGAGCACTTCAGAGCTCAACATGTGCTTTATCCGCCCCATTACCACAAGTACCCAAAATATTGTTGGTAGGGCCACAACAATTCATTCCGGCAGCCAGGTTGGGCTCTCCAGTCTTCAAATTAACGACCAGAACGGTAGGACCCTGGCTTACGGGAGTACTCGCTGCCTGATCGCCGACTTTCCGGTCAGCCCCGACCAGGAGCTGCCCTTACCAGACCTTGGTCCCACTGAG
This DNA window, taken from Microbulbifer sp. GL-2, encodes the following:
- a CDS encoding alpha/beta fold hydrolase — translated: MAVNYRFGMFMALRRYGDVIALDQRGTGQSNNLENCKSKQIIPPLAPTTDTQYIKQHRSALRECLSFWRDKGIDLAGYNTAENARDLEALRQHLGAEKVVLWGTSYGSHLALAAIREMESSIDRVILSSAEGLNQTIKLPSRTESYLDRLQLAVNQQPAAKLAYPDIKGLMQRVHTKLDRQPLKIQLSQSDGSKLGSLLQRRDMQQIAAAFIADPKSATHLLAFYRAIDRGEMPAFDQVPRRYFPDGFLSPGSAISLRPMSTAMDMASGISKGRKAQIGEQSRTALLGSYLNFSYHYDGLAPELDLGDSFRVNPEGDIPVLLLSGTLDGRTYIESQREAVAGLKTVTHVTVKNAGHNLFMASKEVQDTINLFMEGRPIEKTTLTVDLPNMAPSEE